In Pyrus communis chromosome 15, drPyrComm1.1, whole genome shotgun sequence, the genomic stretch GGGGTTCATCGTCCTCTGTTACGTCCTCTTCAAAGAGCTCCGCAAGTTCTCCTTCAAGCTCGTCTTCTACCTCGCGCTCTCCGTactacttctctctctctctctctctctctctctctctagaatttgCTGAAAATAACAGGAATTGATTGCGTCGTTAAATCTAATTGCTGGTGACGTGGTGTGTTCTATATCTGGAAACTTGTAAAAACTggaaaattgaaacaaaatctATAGAAATTAGCATTTAATTTGATTTAGAATCGCTAGAAAATGTGAAGCTCTTAGCTTTATATAGTGGATTTACCTTGATGACTTGAGCCTGAAGGATTTGGGATAAATTTTCggaaaatttagggtttagggcttTGTTGTTCTCCAGTTTTTAACTTAAATTTTGAGTAAAATAGAAGCAGAACAGAAAAACCAACTTTAATGTTATTGCTATTTTGGAATGCAGGATATGCTTTGCAGCTTCTTCAGCATGGTTGGGTAAGCTCAATTTTCTCTCCCGGACAAGTGCATTTAGATAATGTAACAGTTTTTATCTGATTCGGGTTCAAAGTGATTAGAAAGTAAGTTGCTTTCGTGCACAGGGATCCATCGAGAGGATTTTTCTGTTACTCGCACGGCTATAGCACTCATTTCTTCTGTGTAGCGTCTTTCTTATGGACTACCACGATTGCTTTTACACTCCACCGTACGGTTGTTAGAcacaaaactgatgttgaagatATGGAGGCAATGTTTCATTTGTATGTTTGGGGTATGACTTTGTTATCTGTTACTGAAAGATCTCTCATTTTACTTTCAGTGATGCAGAGTTAGCTTcttttttctgttatttttctGAATGATTGATTCTGATTTCGTTTTTGGATTTCTATCTTCGTAATGCATCATGCTATTAGTTATATTTAATTTGTGAAGCACATTAGAGTTCAGtagcttctttttttcctcttcacAGGGACTTCATTAGTTGTGACGGTTGTGCGCTCTATTGGTAATAACCACAGCCACCTGGGTACATGGTGTTGGTCACAATCAGGGCGTAGTGGAAAGGTAAAACATACTAATTATTGGTTGAAATGTTTTAGTTTTCCAGACAGTAGGATCTACAATTCTTCTGCAAATTAGTTGGTTTTACAACAATACTCCTTGAATCTCGTTGTTGATTGTTTGCTTATTACTGTAGTGCAATgtgcttgtataaaaaaatagagGGGAAGTGAGGAGTTTTATGATGTCTGGGAGGATATTTTTAATGTCAAACCTGCTGTCATCAATAATGTTTTGATTGATTTGTTGGTCAGATACCATAACTTTAGATTAAACATGTAATAACCAatgatacaacaacaacaacaaagccttttcccactaagtggggtcggctatatgaatcctagaatgccaTTGTGCTCGGTTTTGTGTCAtgtcttccgttagatccaagtactttaagtcttttcttagagtcttcCGTAATAACCAATGATAATGGGGTAAATTCTGTGCCCTACTCGTGGTGGTAATTGCATGAACAACAATATCTGTACTTAGACCAAATTGATCATGAAGATCTATTAATGTTTTTATGTGTGGTTCTTTGCATCTTAATAGTTGCATTTCATCAATTCTCGATATATGTACTACTTATAGATTCTAATTTCTATATTAACCTGTATCTTTACAACCTTACATATGATAACGAAACTGATAATTCATTTATGTAATACCTTGCAAGTGTAAGCATCATTTGATTAAAACTACCTCGTCATTATTGTCCAATTCCCCCATTTGGATTTCTGACTATAGCTGCCTGATGTATTTAAGTTTTCCTTACTGCACTCTAATTTTTCCACCCATTTTTACAGGCACTTCACCTCATAACATTTTATATGCCACTCTGGGGTGCAATTCTTTACAATGGTTTTACATACTTTCAAGTGATAAGCATGCTGAAGAATGCAAGACGTGTATGTATTCCTGGtatcatttcttttattttttttcaaaaaaataatttccttttgcttttacACTTGTTGAGATCATAGTTCTGGTTTGGAAATTATAGATGGCAGCTGGCATGTCAGACCGGGCTTACCAATCAGATGCTAGAGCAGACATGAAGGTATATTGTGCTGCAACTGATTTCCTAGTGTTAGACTCAGACTGTGTTCTATAGAGGCAGAGAAATccgtaaaaatatatatttatttatcctGTTTTTGTAGTCttatgtttggtgtatgttagATCATTTAATTGTACATCCAATAGCAGTTCATCTTAATTGTTTTCCGTTGCTTTCGTTCAACAGGCTTTGAACCGATGGGGGTACTATCCGCTCATCCTGATAGGATCATGGGCCTTTGGCACAATCAACCGCATTCATGACTTTATTGAACCAAGTCACAAAATTTTTTGGCTCTCAGTTCTTGATGTTGGGACAGCTGCACTCATGGTAAGTTACTAATTTTGTATggcaaattattttcttttttttagtataatggGCATTTCGTGTTTGGAAGAACATTGTTCATGTATAATTGACGGCTACTTTACTAGGTTTTTTTATCATCCTGATAAGACATCTATTACTTTAATACTTGTTATAGGGCTTGTTCAACTCAATAGCTTACGGCTTGAACTCCTCAGTGCGACGGGCAATATATGAAAGATTGGATTTGTAAGTCACAGTTGCTTTGTGTTTTTTCCAATTATCAATCTCTCAATAGTTAAAGATCGGATTTTACTGTGATCACTGTTGTAGAGTTTTCAATATCGGGTTTAGGATGCAGTATTCTTAACTAAATGGTTGTGTTTGGAAACCATTAGGTTTTGGCCAGACAGGCTTAAAAGATGGTTCCCCAACAGTTCAAGGTttaggaaccaagagcaagagAGTGAACTAGTGGCGCTGAAAATTGAAGATCAGCACTAGCAAGTTGGACATATTTGACTTGCCGATTTTTTCAACTTAACTGAGCGTGGAATGAACGGAAGAGGAACACAGCGATGCACATCAGTGAAGGGTCAATTGCTCTCCTTCTCTCCATGGCAATTCCGAGGTGACTAACATCTTCAAATTCTACTTGTTCCATATTGTGACTGATTGAAACTGTTGTGGTAGATGTATCCGTAGATGGGTTGGTTCGAGTAGAACTTCGTGTAGAAGTTGGCTGGATTTGTCAAGGTGTACAATTTTACCTGTAGAGAAAAGTCTTGATTGATCCTTGATTAGGAATTGTCCCAAACTTTTCACTGTTATTGTCATGTATTCGGATTCCGACCGACTCCAATCCAAAAATTGGACGATTCAAATTTGAAGTCTAAAATTCCGAAATCAAGAACGGAAATGAAATGTATCTGAAAATtcagaaaaatttgaattccaaaattACGATTTTCTGGTTAGAAATTTTTTGAAGTGGAATTGTATTTCTGATTCAACCCGGCCGGATATGCCTATAAACTCCGGTTGTGAGTTGTTAGTGTCGGATGAGGATTCTCTGCAAGTTTTTTTGGGTGCATGATTATGCAAGGCTTTTAATCTCAGCCATTAAAACTCATTAGACGGTTCAGATTGTACCAACATGTTAATTTCTGATgctctctctcactttttttAACTTTCCACACATCCgtgttaatttatgtcatttgaccgtcttccattcattctatttgatagacgaaaattaaaaattgaacttaATATGCCTACTTTGCTAAGACGAAAACTAAATTGTCCTCTCACGCTGCTTCCCTTGACTCGACGTGGTCGAATATCTTGCCTTCCTTGCCCATTCTTTTTCGAAATAATTCAATGTAATTTATGGTTTGTCGTTGACGACTCCATCCCAATGTAGCATAAGATGGGTAAATGAAGTGCTACgtcaaaaagaataaaaattaacttgacGGTTAGACTAACAGAGGGATCAATCGCGTAGAGATTGTAAATTAAGGGTTGTAAAGTGTTAGTTTTGTAAAGATAATAACCAAAATTATAACGGTTCAAAACTAAAAGGTGCAAAACTGCAAAATTGTGATTATTCCAATTTTAATGGAATTCCGAAAATGCCCACTGTTTTCACAAagcttttttctttgctttcgttTGGAAAGTTCAGGCGCTCGGAGGTCTGAGAGAGATGGAGGGAATAGTAGAGGGGGGCGGATCGGGTGCGGGCAGATACACGCTGCGGCCGGAAAGGCTGAGCAACGAGGACATACTGTTCTGCATAGACGTTGACCCAGAGTCGATGGTGGAGATGAAGGCGGCGATGGGCCCGAACGGGCGACCATTAACCCGATTGGACTCGATCAAGCAAGCCATACTTCTCTTCATCAACGCCAAGCTTACCATCAATCCGGAACACCGATTTGCATTCGCCACTCTCGGAAAGGCCGCGTCTTGGGTAGGTTTTCTCTGTTTTTACCGTCCTCTTTTGCTTGgtttctgtttggtttccgagaaaaaGTGCGATCAGGGGAAAAagggttttctgggttttgtgtATTTTTGAGTAATTAAGCTTCTGGAAACCATGATTGTTGCGCTGGGTGATTGTTTGGAGGCTTTCTGTGATATATAGCTTTATGGGTAgattgaatttatcattttttgtGTTATCGTTTATAGTTTGATTGGCGGCTGAGAAAATGTAAGAAAATTCCGCGGCTTGTATTTTGGTTGCGGGATGAATGAAGGAAAGTTAGTTTTCAATCATAATTTTGAAGCAACCCATTGTACAGAATTTGGTCATTTTTACTGAATGTGGGTGAGAAATCAATTCCTTCGCTAACTTTTAACAAGAATCACTCAGATACCTTGTTGTAATCTTGTGTTTTCAATGCATAGGGCTAGGAAATCGGCGTTGAAAAGCCTTATCATCAGTTCTGTTGGAATCAGATTTTTGGATACGAGCACATAAGTCTCGGAAAAAGAAGTCCATCTGCCTCATGTTTGTTGCACATTATTCTAAATTTAGTGATAAATACTTGGGGATAATTTGTTTTCGATCAAAAAAACGTTTTCAATATTAGGAATTGATGAGAAACTATGTTTGCATATAGCTTTAGACCAAAGTAAACCAAATTTCCTAATTATCTATGCAATGTAAGCACACACTGGATTTGTCCCTTGTGTCTGTTGGTTTGCTTTAGGTTTCTGTAATTGATTTGGAACCTTTTGTTTCTGCATGAAGCTTCGGAGAGAGTTTAGCAGTGAAGTTGAGTCTGCTCATGCTGCACTTCGGATACTCTCAGCCATTCCTTCTTCTGGTAATGCAGATCTTACCGGTCTATTTCGAATAGCATCTCATGAAGCAAAGAAATCTCGCGCTCAAAACAGAATTTTGAGGGTGGTAAGTAGCGCTTCGCTTCGCTTTTACCTGCTTTTTCATGTGTTCGTCTATACCTATATGCTAACGCAGTCATGCACATTTGTTACTTACCAACTGAGGCTGATTATCCTATCCCTTACTGGACACTGAAATTTTATTTGTTGATTGCTAAAGCCTGACATGCTTGCCCTTAGGTTCTGATCTACTGTAGATCGTCCGTACGACCGCAAAATAATTGGCCGGTAAACCAGAAACTCTTCACTCTGGATGTTGTTTACCTTCATGACAAGCCTGGACCTGACAACTGCCCCCAGGAGGTCTATGATGCACTTGTGGATTCCCTGGAACATGTTAGCGAATTCGAGGGATACATCTTAGAGAGTGGCCAGGGATTAACACGAGTCCTCTTCCGTCACATGTGTGTGCTGCTATCGCACCCTCAGCAGCGATGCCCGCAAGACCACCTGGACATACCTAAGGCTCTCTCAAGACGGTTGCCGGCAGCAGACACAGTGAACGGTGAAGATAGTGTAACTGTATCCGGGGGCAAATCCGATCATTAGAAATTAGTTCTACTAAGGTCGTGTTGCTTCCGATCTTTAAGTCCCGTATGTATGTAGTTTTAGTGTAGTTGGTTTGATCTTAATTGCATCTGTATGAACAAATTGTGAAACATTTTATCATGGTATTTTAAATGGATTATAAGTAATGAATCTCAGTGATCATCTTAACCTCTAAAATGTTTTCTGTTAAATATTGATAAGCCTTGTTACGATTCAATTTCTCGCATAAATAACCTGATTGGAAGttattttttgttatcaaaTCAGCAATATTCATTAAAAGACTTCAACGGTGTCATTCAGTACTAATGAtctagtaatattttttttttcatttgtaagtgggaggtcttagattcgatttttgTGAATAGCGAGATAAATCTCAAATTATTATGATAAGCTTATTATATGACTTCAGCCGAATCTCGAACTTTATAGTGTAAATATAAAGTTGAAAATTCGGCTACACCATAGCAACCCGACAACATAGGGTGGTTACTGAAATGAGTCTTAAGTAGGCTATCTGATCGGAGTGCACATGCGTAGGCTTTCCATGTCACACCTAACCACTCTCCATTGAGATCCCTTAAGTCACCAATCAGATCCCAACTGCCAAATTCCAACTTCATTCGACGAGCCGTCAACGAACGATCTTCGCTCCGAACTCTGAGCAAATAGGTCTTGGAGGCCTAAAACAACGAGGCCGAGTACAAAGAAAGCAGTCATCTTCGGATATCTAGATTCGATACCCTAGTATACAGAAATTTTCAGCTGCTTGTCAACCAGCTATGGCGAAGCATGAACGAATGGCTACCTGAACTGGACTCGACAGTGGAAGAACTCGCTTCAATGCAGCATTCGAGGGAAGGGGGCACTGATTGGTCAGACTGTGGCACTCTGATCCTTCTGCACTTGTTGCAGACTGCTCTGACCCATGTTGCTGATGCATCAGAGCACACTGAACCATGCTTCTGACTCCAACTGCCCTAACACTTCAGGCAGCTGGCAGAGCACTCAGGAGATGAACTCTAATCGCCTATAAATATGCCTCTCGACTCCTTAACAATACTGGAAACTCAACTTGACGAGACAAAACTAAAGCATACAAAAACTACATAAACAATTaatctcaaaacatttcttaatagcgtttcttgaaaacaattttctttgaaactcaaaaacttgattggattgtaatttaaaatttttaaatcctacaacttaaactagacaaagagatctaaaaagaaGTGATCgcaggagagagagaaagaagagagaggaggaaagaaaggaaggaaagagaaagaagagagaggatcagacaagatagagaggaagaagagtgaAAGAAAGAAGCGAAGGAACAAAGAGAGCAGATtggaaaaaagacaaaaaaggtaaaaaaaaaaaaacagaggagagagaaagaagaaaagagagagatttagAGTGAATGGGGAGAAGGGAAATAAAAGAAATGAGTCAGTTTAAGAAAGttctttttttatgtttttagagaataaactatatttttgagttagccttgaattcagtttttaaaataatcataTCAAAgaagttttaaggcctaaaacctgaaaattagttttgagtttaaaaaattagattcaagtagagtaccaaataTGTCGTAAACATTTTGAAAATGAGGAAGTTGTAAGCTAATTTTTGCCATATAGAACTAAATTCTTGGAATACAACTCAGCTGCCACTTGGCTACTCTCACCACGAGACACGTGTTCGAACCTCCTTgctctgaaaaaataaaatacggaattaaaaaggaaaaaaaaaaaaaaaaaaaagtaagccCTCCTCATAGTGTAATAATGCAAATAGATTGAAAAGGAGAAAACCTCGATAAGCTTTGAAACTGAAGCTTCTGGCAAAAGAGAAAAGCTTGCTTGCCCCTTGGAGTTGGGTTAAGGTTTTTCCCTTCAATATTAGTCCcaaaaatgcaaaattaaaataaattggtCAAAAGTCAATAGATTAGTTAGCTAATTGAAATAGCATAATGCAAACCCAAAATTCATTATccttataattattttaagtAGAAGTCAACTTTAGAGGTATGTTCCTATTCACTCATTTTATCTTTGACATCTCTATAATTAGTTTTAATAATTCaatgaatttttaaattatatagtCAGATTCATATGATATTCTTTTCGATTCTAAACAAATATGAGTAGAGATGTCCGTTCTTAAATTGTAAGgtcaaatttatattatacgATTTTAGATTCATATGATATTCtctttgactcaaaacaagtttgaGTAAAAATGTCTGTTTTTAGATCGTAAGGTCGGATTCATATGATATTCTTTTCGCTCATGAAAAACTTGAATAGAGAAATCCGTCGTAGTTTAAAAAATCTGCCGGCATGACGTGTTTTGAAGTGTGCATGCTTGATTATATTACcttttaattattgaaaataATAAGAGTTTTATATCTATTTAATTgattattatattctttttaaAACTTGATCACCGGTTTTGATCTTCTTTTCTATGCACAAATTATTGGTCTATTTTTAATTGCAATTGCTAATTTCTCTTCTCTGTAAAGTGCTTATCAACGTATCAAGTTGTTCATGTCTACTCATTCCTTTCACTAGTGATTGTGGGGTTAACAAGGTTAACACTTAAACAAATTTGCAGGTTGTGCCTTGTGGGTCACTTATTCTTGTTCAACCATTTGACTCTTcacaattaaattattattgtgTGTATTCGTAAATCACAATTtgacatatatatacaaataattTACTAAGCAAATAAACGAAGAAGTTTATGTTTACATGTCAAATTGTTTGTTGGAGAATGTCGAAATCGAATACAAAACCTTGAACGTAGAAATAAAAATACTCTTAACCACTCGAGTCATAAGCTTATCTAATCAGTTATCTTAGACCAAAATCAAGGTTAAAGCCATTATGAGTGGCAAGTCCAATTTGGTTAGCATTTTACAATGTTTGCATGTAAAAGTAAATGACTAACATATACTAAATTACTAACCCTAATTTGTTTATAGCAAGTTTAAAGTCCTTTCAACTTTAGTTGGGACATAGACCCTCTCCAGATTTCATTGTCCAAATTCTAAGGATAAGGTAATTCGGACCACTTAAATTGAATTCAACAGTCTTATTAGCTCATTTCATTGGTTTACCTTACACAAATTAAGGTCTCCAATCTCTCCTTCATACAAACCAAGATCCTGGTTCCGGATTTTTTTATCCTTAGACTACAAATAGTAAGATCCGGAGAGAATACAAATTCCTTTAACTTGTATATGAATCTTGGGTTAGCATATAAAATAAACAGGTACACGCAAACCACTAAAATATACTCAAttaattttaactaattaattagattCAATAAATAATCATTCTGCTAAAATGTTGTTCCCTTTATATTCATAGGAAGATTTGATAAGTGGAAAATTAAGAAACCCCCATTTTCCATTTCTAATGGGACTCTGCATATCTTCTGCTTCTTCATCTCACAAAATTCAGGACGGCAATCGAACTTCAATGCCATACGAAGAGAACAATGATTCTAGTGGGATTCCCATGCTTGGTTCCCTTCATTCCATGGAAGGAAGCAAAGGAGTAAACCAAGATAGTGCCATGCTTTGCCAGGTTTGTTtacgccgaaccagtataaatcttcGTGTTTTTTGCTGGTTCCAAaaccgaaccagtataaatccttgtgtttttatgtgtaCTTTTCTTTCGTATATTTATTGATCTCATATTTGACGCTTTCGATAGGGCTATGGGATGGAAGATGAAGCTGTGTGTGGAGTTTTCGACGGGCATGGGAAATTCGGGCACCAGGTGAGTCAGTTGGTGAGAAACAACCTTCCATCACTTTTGCTGAACAAAATGAAAGCTCTTGATCATCAACGAGTCACTGCAGAAGCCGAGGTTGATGGTTCCCAAAACCCCGTCAGTTGCAAGGACAACGAACCAGAAGATTCAGAAACAAGCAAGAAGTTTCAGAAATGGAAAGAAGCATTTGTTAGCTCCTTCAGAGTTATGGACAAGGAGATTAAGCTTCAACAGAATTTGGACAGCTCTTGCAGTGGAACCACTGCTGTTGTAGTCGTCAAACAGGTACGAAAAAACTACAGGGAAATACGCACAAACAGAATCGGTTACAAACTTTTTAATCAAAAACATAACTCAGAAGACACTTTTTAATTCCTTATTTACGGCTTATTATTTGTTTAGCGTCCATCAGTTCTATTTTTGTGCGGATTTTAATATAAGAATCGAACAGGGTGAGGATCTTTTTATAGCAAATCTGGGAGATTCAAGGGCAGTTCTAGGAACAATTACGGAGAATGGAATTAAGGCCATTCAATTGACAACTGATCTCAAGCCCGGTGTACCTAGTAAATTCTTTCATCCTTGCTAAGCTAAGCTACTTTCTTAAGTgcttttttacccttttttctcTATGTTTTATCTGACtgatgaatgtttttttttttttttttaatgcaggTGAAGCAGAACGAATAAGGGCGTGTGGTGGTCGAGTGCTTGCACTAAAGCAAGAACCTAACATCCAGAGAGTGTGGCTGCCTCACGTTGACCTCCCGGGACTAGCCATGTCCCGAGCTTTCGGAGACTTTATACTCAAAGACCACGGCATCATTG encodes the following:
- the LOC137718330 gene encoding G-protein coupled receptor 1-like, yielding MATTGQVAGGLTAYDRHVLTAVNAGAASLSFVGSGFIVLCYVLFKELRKFSFKLVFYLALSDMLCSFFSMVGDPSRGFFCYSHGYSTHFFCVASFLWTTTIAFTLHRTVVRHKTDVEDMEAMFHLYVWGTSLVVTVVRSIGNNHSHLGTWCWSQSGRSGKALHLITFYMPLWGAILYNGFTYFQVISMLKNARRMAAGMSDRAYQSDARADMKALNRWGYYPLILIGSWAFGTINRIHDFIEPSHKIFWLSVLDVGTAALMGLFNSIAYGLNSSVRRAIYERLDLFWPDRLKRWFPNSSRFRNQEQESELVALKIEDQH
- the LOC137717264 gene encoding probable protein phosphatase 2C 72, whose translation is MGLCISSASSSHKIQDGNRTSMPYEENNDSSGIPMLGSLHSMEGSKGVNQDSAMLCQGYGMEDEAVCGVFDGHGKFGHQVSQLVRNNLPSLLLNKMKALDHQRVTAEAEVDGSQNPVSCKDNEPEDSETSKKFQKWKEAFVSSFRVMDKEIKLQQNLDSSCSGTTAVVVVKQGEDLFIANLGDSRAVLGTITENGIKAIQLTTDLKPGVPSEAERIRACGGRVLALKQEPNIQRVWLPHVDLPGLAMSRAFGDFILKDHGIIATPDVSHHRLTSNDQFVVLSTDGVWDVLSNSEVTSIVWEAESAQAAARAVTEAASAMWRRKFPNAKRDDCTVVCLFLQENIT
- the LOC137718147 gene encoding uncharacterized protein, whose protein sequence is MEGIVEGGGSGAGRYTLRPERLSNEDILFCIDVDPESMVEMKAAMGPNGRPLTRLDSIKQAILLFINAKLTINPEHRFAFATLGKAASWLRREFSSEVESAHAALRILSAIPSSGNADLTGLFRIASHEAKKSRAQNRILRVVLIYCRSSVRPQNNWPVNQKLFTLDVVYLHDKPGPDNCPQEVYDALVDSLEHVSEFEGYILESGQGLTRVLFRHMCVLLSHPQQRCPQDHLDIPKALSRRLPAADTVNGEDSVTVSGGKSDH